One window from the genome of [Clostridium] celerecrescens 18A encodes:
- a CDS encoding acyltransferase family protein — translation MDKKSRIFQIDNIKCILIFLVVFGHLCEQMPFKSSRFLYLLIYSFHMPAFAFISGYCCKKTTKEILISKYFYPYIVFQTCYIAFAKYILHETIKFQYTTPYWILWYLLALFLWNIVISIFSDTEKILKCILIIGCIIALLVGYIDTVSYYLSLSRILVMFPFFVSGYYLKIRNFQIFKPGERKTNILPKFLTLLCVVLVSCILYLAQHKIQASWAYHSLPYHELQYSIWNRAFFLIISVIFITFLCMFIPNKNMGIITSIGQNTIGIFLLHGFIIRYLTYKNILQTLPLPQLSIILLSIIIILACSSKPAIILLKPLIMLPLKRK, via the coding sequence ATGGATAAAAAATCTAGAATCTTCCAGATTGATAACATAAAGTGTATATTAATATTTTTAGTTGTTTTTGGTCATCTTTGTGAACAGATGCCATTTAAAAGCAGCAGATTCCTGTATTTACTAATTTATTCTTTCCATATGCCCGCATTTGCTTTTATTTCAGGATATTGTTGTAAAAAAACGACTAAAGAAATATTAATCTCAAAATATTTCTATCCGTACATAGTTTTTCAAACCTGTTATATTGCATTTGCAAAATACATATTACACGAAACTATAAAATTTCAATATACCACTCCATATTGGATTCTTTGGTATTTATTAGCCCTTTTTTTATGGAATATAGTAATTTCAATATTTAGTGATACAGAAAAAATATTAAAATGTATACTTATAATTGGATGCATAATCGCTTTGTTAGTGGGATATATTGACACAGTTTCGTATTATCTCAGCTTGTCAAGAATATTAGTAATGTTCCCATTCTTTGTAAGCGGGTACTATCTGAAGATAAGAAATTTCCAAATTTTTAAGCCTGGTGAAAGGAAAACTAATATACTTCCCAAGTTTCTCACTTTGCTTTGTGTTGTTTTAGTAAGCTGTATATTGTATCTGGCTCAGCACAAAATCCAAGCATCTTGGGCATATCACTCTTTGCCTTACCATGAATTACAATACAGTATATGGAATCGTGCTTTTTTTCTTATAATATCTGTAATATTCATAACATTTTTATGTATGTTTATACCCAACAAAAATATGGGTATTATCACGAGTATAGGCCAAAATACCATTGGAATATTTTTATTACACGGATTTATTATCCGCTATCTAACCTATAAAAACATCTTGCAAACTTTGCCACTCCCTCAATTAAGCATAATATTATTATCAATCATTATTA